A genomic stretch from Theropithecus gelada isolate Dixy chromosome 2, Tgel_1.0, whole genome shotgun sequence includes:
- the RPL22L1 gene encoding 60S ribosomal protein L22-like 1 isoform X2: MAPKDKKPKRSTWKFNLDLTHPVEDGIFDSGNFEQFLREKVKVNGKTGNLGNVVHIERFKNKITVVSEKQFSKRYLKYLTKKYLKKNNLRDWLRVVASDKETYELRYFQISQDEDESESED, encoded by the exons ATGGCGCCG AAAGACAAGAAGCCCAAAAGGTCAACCTGGAAGTTTAATTTGGACCTCACTCATCCAGTAGAAGATGGAATTTTTGATTCTGGAAATTTT gAGCAATTTCTACGGGAGAAGGTTAAAGTCAATGGCAAAACTGGAAATCTCGGGAATGTTGTTCACATTGAACGCTTCAAGAATAAAATCACAGttgtttctgagaaacagttctCTAAAAG GTATTTGAAATACCTTACCAAGAAATACCTTAAGAAAAACAATCTTCGTGATTGGCTTCGAGTGGTTGCATCTGACAAGGAGACCTATGAACTTCGTTACTTCCAGATTAGTCAAGATGAAGATGAATCAGAGTCGGAGGACTAG
- the RPL22L1 gene encoding 60S ribosomal protein L22-like 1 isoform X1, whose protein sequence is MAPQKDKKPKRSTWKFNLDLTHPVEDGIFDSGNFEQFLREKVKVNGKTGNLGNVVHIERFKNKITVVSEKQFSKRYLKYLTKKYLKKNNLRDWLRVVASDKETYELRYFQISQDEDESESED, encoded by the exons ATGGCGCCG CAGAAAGACAAGAAGCCCAAAAGGTCAACCTGGAAGTTTAATTTGGACCTCACTCATCCAGTAGAAGATGGAATTTTTGATTCTGGAAATTTT gAGCAATTTCTACGGGAGAAGGTTAAAGTCAATGGCAAAACTGGAAATCTCGGGAATGTTGTTCACATTGAACGCTTCAAGAATAAAATCACAGttgtttctgagaaacagttctCTAAAAG GTATTTGAAATACCTTACCAAGAAATACCTTAAGAAAAACAATCTTCGTGATTGGCTTCGAGTGGTTGCATCTGACAAGGAGACCTATGAACTTCGTTACTTCCAGATTAGTCAAGATGAAGATGAATCAGAGTCGGAGGACTAG